A window of the Phaseolus vulgaris cultivar G19833 chromosome 5, P. vulgaris v2.0, whole genome shotgun sequence genome harbors these coding sequences:
- the LOC137834005 gene encoding uncharacterized protein, with protein MTMQQVMDMMQGLQEAMTASKVEQERMQADLAVSQARNEELCRTNEELRRVRDIDEPECFTPPKEFSTPFSQSILETVIPNTFVGPKVTFTGMEDPEAHLTAFHTQMMLVGGSDAVRCKLFMSTLTGMAMDWFISLSNGHITSSVQLSQLFTEQYLANRVPPLVSYDLFDVKQHQGETLKEYINRFGAQVVKVGTTEEPMIVYAFRKGMCPGPFCESIIRSRPKTFVEIRHRAVEHIATEGEVCEKRKSVAPARPRAPSRAQPARVNEATTGRKNQDRRRPYEARRPQARGRAEGNRPVREGNRPLRHNFVVELKDLIIVPNIADRLRPRVKSNKVLGPHKDSWCKFHEAFGHHINNCLALGHQLDELVKNEFLKDYLVGSVTAAALVVPEED; from the coding sequence atgaccatgcagcaggtcatggataTGATGCAGGGATTGCAGGAGGCAATGACGGCGTCGAAGGttgagcaagagcgcatgcaggcggatctcgcggTGTCTCAGGCGAGAAATGAGGAGCTCTGTCGCACGAATGAGGAGTTGCGACGGGTACGCGACATAGATGAGCCCGAGTGTTTCACTCCACCAAAGGAGTTCTCTACGCCGTTCTCGCAGTCAATTCTGGAGACggtgatccccaacacgttcgtgGGGCCCAAGGTTACTTTCACGGGGATGGAGGACCCCgaagcacatctcactgcgttccacacgcagatgatgctggtaggcggctccgacgccgtaagatgcaagctcttcatgagcactttgactgggatggccatggactggttcatcagcctttcgaatggccatatcacctcctccGTGCAGCTTTCGCAGCTGTTCACGGAGCAGTATCTAGCAAACAGGGTTCCACCACTAGTCTCGTACGACTTGTTTGATGTAAAGCAGCATCAGGGTGAGACCCTCAAGGAGTACatcaatcgctttggggcgcaggtggtgaaggttggcaccacaGAGGAACCTATGATCGTCTACGCGTTCAGGAAGGGAATGTGCCCTGGACCTTTCTGTGAGTCGATCATACGAAGCCGCCCCAAGACCTTTGTTGAGATAAGGCATCGCGCTGTGGAACACATCGCCACTGAGGGCgaggtgtgcgagaagcgcAAAAGTGTTGCACCCGCACGCCCGAGAGCACCATCGCGTGCACAACCTGCCAGGGTCAACGAggccacgacgggaaggaagaatcAGGACAGGAGACGCCCATACGAGGCGAGGAGGCCTCAGGCAAGGGGGCGAGCAGAGGGGAACAGGCCGGTGAGAGAAGGGAATAGGCCGTTAAGGCACAATTTCGTGGTGGAGCTGAAGGATCTTATTAttgtgcctaacatagctgatAGGCTGAGGCCACGGGTGAAGTCtaacaaggtgttgggacctcACAAGGATTCGTGGTGCAAGTTCCACGAGGCGTTTGGGCACCACATCAATaactgtttggcgctgggccatcagctggatgagctggtgaagaatgagtttttgaaggattacctTGTTGGGTCTGTTACGGCCGCGGCCTTGGTAGTACCAGAGGAAGATTAG